A single Cottoperca gobio chromosome 3, fCotGob3.1, whole genome shotgun sequence DNA region contains:
- the LOC115003560 gene encoding uncharacterized protein LOC115003560 — translation MNILPKLLYLFQNIPLPPPPNLFSKLRKSFFIFLWNNKRARLRLTLLYMPYDRGGLACPNPLWYYWATQLRTTMFYFANDNLPAWREMECQFLELPLPIYLYSTSLKKRIKKPTKPITRNMIRVWHEVRKYLGEPLSRSRSSPIWGNDDFTPGRADSGFNLWSDKGVQKIQDLYRLNDDKLMSFEELASKHNIPQKHFLLISASPESSEAKLKNWREDLQEDLSIDEWEGACKKAQSQTANTRLKLLQYNWLMRTYITPEMLNKFNGNIPDLCFQMWTIQGNVLPLCLGVYQDKNVLGGC, via the exons atgaacatactccCCAAGTTGCTGTATCTATTCCAAAACATCCCCCTGCCTCCCCCTccaaacttattttcaaagttaaggaaatcattttttatttttttgtggaaCAACAAACGAGCCCGCTTGCGCTTAACCCTCCTGTATATGCCCTATGATAGAGGGGGCCTTGCGTGTCCTAAtcctctctggtactactggGCAACTCAGTTAAGGactactatgttttattttgcaaacgacaacctccctgcctggagagagatggagtgcCAATTTTTAGAGCTACCTCTTCCCATATATTTGTACTCAACTAGTCTTAAGAAACGTATAAAAAAACCCACTAAACCTATTACTAGGAACATGATTAGAGTCTGGCATGAAGTGAGGAAGTACTTGGGCGAGCCCCTTTCTCGCTCACGTTCTAGTCCAATTTGGGGAAATGATGACTTCACTCCAGGCAGAGCTGATAGTGGGTTTAATCTTTGGTCAGATAAGGGTGTACAGAAAATTCAGGATCTATATAGGCTCAATGATGATAAACTGATGTCGTTTGAAGAGCTTgcaagtaaacacaacattccacagaaacatttt TTGCTTATATCTGCGTCACCTGAGTCCTCCGAAGCGAAACTTAAAAATTGGAGGGAGGATTTGCAAGAAGACCTTTCAATTGATGAGTGGGAAGGTGCCTGCAAGAAAGCGCAATCACAAACAGCGAATACCCGTCTTAAGCTCTTACAATATAACTGGCTAATGCGTACATATATTACTCCAGAAATGCTAAACAAATTTAATGGTAATATCCCAGActtatgttttcaaatgtggacaatccaagggaacgttcttccattgtgtttgggagtgtaccaAGA